A stretch of the Vigna radiata var. radiata cultivar VC1973A chromosome 7, Vradiata_ver6, whole genome shotgun sequence genome encodes the following:
- the LOC106768644 gene encoding putative protein TPRXL gives MAAASRKSRNAVIGSLSSTPRFYNSHFRSSSSSSSPSGFASSTSSFSSPSTTFLNRSSSPTRVNLCGSSAPSLRFSLDHRSVSPNRSIAVAPRAAASRQGSINPHQPKRTCMCSPTTHPGSFRCSLHKKSHAPAPYSPNRLNARRSAMTNSLVRIRGVEGDLVKRALAALIRPSSHQQRRRGDFHPRPSRLSVMTKAEDL, from the coding sequence ATGGCGGCAGCTTCTAGAAAATCAAGAAACGCAGTAATTGGATCCCTCTCATCTACTCCCAGATTCTACAACTCTCACTTTcgctcttcctcctcctcttcttcaccCTCAGGTTTTGCATCTTCCACTTCCAGCTTCTCTTCTCCTTCAACCACCTTTTTAAACCGCTCTTCTTCTCCCACTCGTGTCAACCTCTGCGGTTCCTCCGCTCCCTCCTTGCGGTTCTCCCTCGACCACCGCTCCGTCTCCCCGAACCGCTCCATCGCGGTCGCGCCGCGAGCCGCCGCGTCCAGACAGGGGAGTATTAACCCGCACCAGCCGAAGCGGACGTGCATGTGCTCGCCTACGACGCACCCTGGCTCCTTCCGCTGCAGCCTCCACAAGAAGAGCCACGCGCCGGCGCCGTACTCCCCGAATCGCCTCAACGCGCGCAGATCGGCGATGACGAACTCGCTCGTGAGAATTCGCGGAGTTGAGGGAGATCTCGTCAAACGAGCTCTCGCAGCGTTGATTCGACCTTCCTCGCACCAGCAGAGACGGCGTGGGGACTTTCATCCGAGGCCGAGCAGGCTCTCAGTCATGACAAAAGCAGAGGACCTTTGA